A region of Peromyscus maniculatus bairdii isolate BWxNUB_F1_BW_parent chromosome 7, HU_Pman_BW_mat_3.1, whole genome shotgun sequence DNA encodes the following proteins:
- the Ddi1 gene encoding protein DDI1 homolog 1 produces MLITVYCVRRDLTEVTFSLQVSPDFELCNFRVLCELESGVPAEEIQFIYMEQLLTDDHCSLGTYGFKDGDMVVLLQKENVGLRAPGRTPNQPRADFNGSAIPGTSSSRHQHQHQHQHQHHQHHQHHHHHHHQQRIPSAQAHGLASGENMAYAQNLDSPALIRSMLLSNPHDLSLLKERNPALAEALLSGNLETFSQVLMEQQRERALREQEMFRLYSADPFDQEAQARIEEEIRQQNIEENMNIAMEEAPESFGQVAMLYINCKVNGHPLKAFVDSGAQMTIMSQACAERCHIMRLVDRRWAGVAKGVGTQRIVGRVHLAQIQIEGDFLQCSFSILEEQPMDILLGLDMLRRHQCSIDLKKDVLVIGTTGTQTHFLPEGELPLCARLVSATVQEESPDKEVAGNIKHPVKGPARKKH; encoded by the coding sequence ATGCTGATAACTGTGTACTGTGTGCGTAGGGACCTCACAGAGGTAACCTTTTCCCTCCAGGTCAGCCCTGACTTTGAGCTCTGCAACTTCAGAGTCCTCTGTGAACTTGAGTCTGGTGTGCCTGCTGAGGAGATTCAGTTCATCTACATGGAACAGCTCCTTACAGATGATCACTGCTCCCTGGGCACCTATGGCTTCAAAGATGGTGATATGGTTGTACTACTTCAGAAGGAAAATGTGGGACTTCGGGCTCCAGGAAGGACCCCAAACCAGCCACGAGCAGATTTCAATGGGTCAGCCATACCGGGAACATCAAGTTCCCGACACcaacatcagcatcagcatcagcatcagcatcatcagcatcatcagcatcatcaccatcatcaccatcagcaaCGTATACCATCAGCACAAGCCCACGGATTGGCCTCTGGAGAGAATATGGCCTATGCGCAGAACCTGGACAGCCCTGCTCTGATTCGCAGCATGTTGCTTTCCAACCCCCATGACTTGTCCCTGTTGAAGGAACGGAACCCCGCCTTGGCGGAAGCTCTGCTTAGTGGAAAccttgagacattttctcaggtCCTGATGGAGCAGCAGAGGGAAAGGGCCTTGAGAGAACAAGAGATGTTTCGTCTTTATTCTGCTGACCCATTTGATCAGGAAGCTCAGGCtagaatagaagaagaaatcagacAGCAGAATATTGAGGAAAATATGAACATAGCTATGGAAGAGGCTCCGGAGAGTTTTGGACAAGTGGCTATGCTCTATATTAACTGCAAAGTGAATGGGCATCCTTTAAAGGCGTTTGTCGACTCAGGTGCCCAGATGACTATCATGAGCCAAGCTTGTGCTGAGAGATGTCACATCATGAGACTGGTGGACCGGCGATGGGCTGGGGTTGCTAAGGGAGTGGGCACACAGAGGATTGTAGGCCGAGTTCATCTGGCCCAGATTCAGATTGAAGGTGATTTCTTACAGTGCTCTTTCTCCATACTGGAGGAGCAGCCCATGGATATCCTTCTAGGGCTTGATATGCTCAGGAGGCATCAGTGTTCCATTGACCTGAAGAAAGATGTGCTGGTGATTGGCACCAccggcacacagacacacttcctTCCTGAAGGAGAGTTGCCCTTGTGTGCTAGGCTGGTGAGTGCAACGGTGCAAGAGGAATCACCAGACAAGGAAGTCGCAGGCAATATCAAACACCCAGTCAAGGGTCCAGCTCGAAAAAAGCACTGA